In Episyrphus balteatus chromosome 4, idEpiBalt1.1, whole genome shotgun sequence, the sequence AAATCACAACAACCAGATCCAACATGGAAACTTACTCCTTTAACCTAAAAGTAAGTGGAAACATTCATttcaatatcaaataaaatcctgaaattttgttttcttaaaaaaactagGCCATATTTTCAATTATATTGCAAATCAGGACGATATTTAAAGAGTAACTTGTGGCGTTAACTATGCTTTTTACAGCTATTAATAGCTGCTCTTTTTATATGCTACTCACTGCTCTTTAAAAATAGCTCTTTACCAcacaagtttaaaaataaaatgaaaaaaaaaaaaaacaaattaaaaaattttactcaCATTAACGCCAAGAGCTTTAGCCAAAATCATTAAAAGTACTCCATCTTCTTCAGCATTACAACCAAATTTATTACCAAGTGGACTTAATGCTTTATTAGCATCAGAACGAAAACGAACAACAAcactttaaatacaaaaaaaaaaaaaaatatttaaaaaaaaaagtttcaaaaaaataaaattttgaaaactaactTTGATTCAGGataatatttgaatattttgtacATTTCAAATGCATTGTCCACAGTACTGTCAGTTACATTATTTTCTTTGGCATATTGAATGTGTGAAATAGACTTCATTGGAttggcaaaaattattttctccgAATCAAATCCTAGACTAAGGACTTGTTCAATTTCAGCTCTCGATGCACAATCAAAACCAGTACCCAAATCGCCAAGGGTTTTCAAAAttggtaattcatcgttacatttgATGGctaattatagaaaaaaaaattaaaaatacttggttaaaaattaaaattaacataagaaaaaatgaaaccaaaaaacgtcaacttttttttaaataattaataaataattggtATGGGAACAAAATTCTATATGTAtgtgtcaaaattctgtaaattcaaaattctggatttttaaattttatgttcaaaaattctgtaaatgataaaagaaaatgataaaaaaaaaagtgaacattttttttcattaacataacaatttttctttttatgatttacaaaattttggagtacggattattttcgaaaatccaaGTAATGGATATGCAACCACccgttcccttaatttttttttattttcaattttcctcACCATAATATGGCATAACATTTGGCATAAGCCTTCTCCAGTCATTATATTTGCTGACAATTTTCGACAAGTCACAAACATTTATTGGTGCATCTTGATTCCTTAAATCCCACTCATCAATTTTACTTTCCAAATCTAAAGTTCCTTGGTAGACATGAATCGGTTCAATTTCTACGGTGCacatttttggatgatttttatttattaattttattgtttcatacttttttaagtttaacacaattaattttcttcaaattcaatCCCGTTTTTCTTGTTTGGGGGATGAACTATTTAACTACTGTTCTTTAGCGAGATCTAACAATAAAAATGCTTAAAGTAAGACGAACTCGTTGTTTTATTCAAATCTGTTTTTACCATAATCAGcatcgttttttgttgttgttgttgctttaaCGGTTCTAAAGAATGGTGTCACACAAATAAGATTATATGACACTATTTTCTCTAtcacaaaatattaacttttaaatttatttgtgtctTAACTTGTATTCATGCTGATGTCTATGTGATATTaccttttttgtgtttatttattttttgttttttattaaatagaaaaataaacattttctgaAAGTTAAGTAAATAATTTATAGCTTTTGAATAACCTTCACAAatatttgaacaaataaatttgtttgtgtgtttaAAGTATTAAAATAGAAACGCAAACGCagacaataatttaaaaataataaagtgtgtttttttttcaaaatttggatggctaccgaaaaaaaaacatggatggGGATACATAGGCCTGCCgattgtgatctcatatctgtaaaccaaaacttttttcgggactttgatccgaaaatatctgcttccgaatgaaaaaaaaaaaaaaaaaatatttcgattgcaaataattcagcgacccaaactcctacaaacttttggttttcagttatgaatagagtctaaggagtcatttcttttgatgtattaTTCGATGGATTCCaaaattttagacaaggggtaccccttggataaatttcgaaaatcttacaaaaataaatttttaatttttttagctgaatgcataggcctgttcactatgatgtcatatctgtaaactaaaacttgtttcggtATTTTGATCCGAAACtatttgcttccgaatgaaaaaaaaaaaaaaatatttcgattgcaaataattcagcgacccaaactcctacaaacttttggttttcagttatgaatagtgtctaaagagtcctttcttttgatgtattattcgatggatttggagaaaattttaaaaattccgaaattttagacaaggggtacccctgtgataaatttcgaaaatcttaaaaaattaaatttttaatttt encodes:
- the LOC129918923 gene encoding ornithine decarboxylase 2-like produces the protein MCTVEIEPIHVYQGTLDLESKIDEWDLRNQDAPINVCDLSKIVSKYNDWRRLMPNVMPYYAIKCNDELPILKTLGDLGTGFDCASRAEIEQVLSLGFDSEKIIFANPMKSISHIQYAKENNVTDSTVDNAFEMYKIFKYYPESNVVVRFRSDANKALSPLGNKFGCNAEEDGVLLMILAKALGVNVKGVSFHVGSGCCDFPSYGRAICTGSALYKAGNLIKHNMELFDIGGGFPGNDDEMFCNIAEVVNKSLDKFLGDVKVKVIAEPGRYLVSTAYTTICKIFSKQELRGSDDQLEKVMYYVNDGVYGTFNILIYEDFKIDTIHFKNTDSETFNSLIWGPTGDAADKICDNINLPNLKDGDFIAFPNMGAYSIVTSSAFNGFTLPKTKFYIRKDLQVI